The proteins below come from a single Rhodanobacter sp. LX-99 genomic window:
- a CDS encoding glycosyltransferase family 2 protein, with protein sequence MERELLSVVVTTFDSAGTLDACLRGVSWADEIVVLDSGSTDATTAIAAHYGARIHTQPFAGYSAQKQAAIDLASHRWVLLLDSDESLDADAAARLQQALLAPAHAGYQLWRREWQFWRWQSRRGRLNHYVRLFDRRRARMSAHEVHEEVQVDGPVGVLDVVIDHYGEPDIAGRVAKANRYSSLQLADLAKRRVGWLRLRMVAYPAVAFLRYYVLRGHWRSGWAGFIAARIHAFYAFLKYAKLYERRRPRD encoded by the coding sequence ATGGAACGTGAGTTGCTGTCGGTGGTGGTGACCACGTTCGACAGCGCCGGCACGCTCGACGCCTGCCTGCGCGGGGTGAGCTGGGCCGACGAGATCGTGGTGCTGGACTCGGGTTCGACCGACGCCACCACGGCGATCGCCGCGCACTACGGCGCGCGCATCCACACGCAACCGTTCGCCGGCTACAGCGCGCAGAAGCAGGCGGCGATCGACCTGGCCAGCCATCGCTGGGTACTGCTGCTGGATTCCGACGAATCGCTGGACGCGGACGCCGCCGCGCGCCTGCAGCAGGCGCTGTTGGCGCCGGCCCACGCGGGCTACCAGCTGTGGCGGCGCGAGTGGCAGTTCTGGCGCTGGCAGTCGCGGCGCGGCCGGCTCAATCACTACGTGCGCCTGTTCGACCGGCGACGCGCGCGCATGAGCGCCCACGAGGTGCACGAGGAAGTGCAGGTGGATGGCCCGGTGGGCGTGCTCGACGTGGTCATCGATCATTACGGCGAACCCGACATCGCCGGGCGCGTGGCCAAGGCGAACCGCTACTCCAGCCTGCAACTGGCCGACCTGGCCAAGCGCAGGGTCGGCTGGCTGCGGCTGCGCATGGTGGCGTATCCGGCCGTGGCGTTCCTGCGCTACTACGTGCTGCGCGGACACTGGCGCTCCGGCTGGGCCGGCTTCATCGCGGCGCGCATCCACGCGTTCTATGCGTTCCTGAAATACGCCAAGCTGTACGAGCGGCGGCGGCCGCGGGATTGA
- a CDS encoding glycosyltransferase, whose translation MSSIAVPVKLLTVVQLIPALHSGGAERSALEIARALVQAGHRSVVISAGGRLAEQLQAEGSEHITLDLGRKSLVTLTRLGALRRALRELKPDIVHARSRLPAWMGWWALKGMTPRPHFVTTVHGLNSPGRYSAILLRGERVVAVSQTLRDYVLSHYRWLEPGKVRVIPRGIDPVAFPYGHRPDDAWQKAFFAEFPALAGAPLLTLPGRGTRLKGHHDAIELLADLKRRGIEARLLLLGVIEPGREAYVAELRELIRVRGVTSQVVLAPPRHDVRDIYAISALVLQLSNKPESFGRTVIEALSLCRPVLGYAHGGVGELLAELYPAGRVPPGDRERLVERAAELLRVAPPISPLQSYRLVDMQQATLALYDEVTAG comes from the coding sequence ATGTCCAGCATTGCCGTGCCCGTCAAGCTGCTGACCGTGGTCCAACTGATCCCCGCGCTGCATTCCGGCGGTGCGGAGCGCTCGGCGCTGGAGATCGCACGGGCGCTGGTGCAGGCCGGGCACCGCTCGGTGGTGATTTCGGCCGGCGGGCGGCTGGCCGAACAGCTGCAGGCCGAGGGCAGCGAGCACATCACGCTGGACCTGGGCCGCAAGTCGCTGGTCACGCTGACCCGGCTTGGCGCGCTGCGCCGGGCGCTGCGTGAGCTGAAGCCCGATATCGTGCATGCCCGTTCACGGCTGCCGGCCTGGATGGGCTGGTGGGCGCTGAAGGGGATGACGCCGCGGCCGCATTTCGTCACCACCGTGCACGGGCTCAACTCGCCGGGCCGCTACAGCGCGATCCTGCTGCGCGGCGAGCGCGTGGTGGCGGTCTCGCAGACCCTGCGCGACTACGTGCTGAGCCACTACCGCTGGCTGGAGCCGGGCAAGGTGCGGGTGATTCCTCGCGGCATCGATCCGGTCGCATTTCCCTATGGGCACCGGCCGGACGACGCGTGGCAGAAGGCGTTCTTCGCCGAATTCCCGGCGCTGGCCGGCGCGCCGCTGCTGACCCTGCCCGGGCGCGGCACGCGGCTGAAGGGACACCACGACGCGATCGAGCTGCTGGCCGACCTGAAGCGCCGCGGCATCGAGGCGCGTCTGCTGCTGCTGGGCGTGATCGAACCCGGCCGCGAGGCCTACGTGGCCGAATTGCGGGAGCTGATCCGCGTGCGCGGGGTGACCTCGCAGGTGGTGCTGGCGCCGCCGCGCCACGACGTGCGCGACATCTACGCGATCTCGGCGCTGGTGCTGCAGCTGTCGAACAAGCCCGAGTCGTTCGGGCGCACGGTGATCGAGGCGCTGTCGCTGTGCCGGCCGGTGCTGGGTTACGCGCACGGCGGCGTCGGCGAGCTGCTGGCCGAGCTGTATCCGGCCGGCCGCGTGCCGCCGGGCGATCGCGAGCGGCTGGTCGAGCGGGCCGCCGAGCTGCTGCGGGTGGCGCCGCCGATCTCGCCGCTGCAGAGCTACCGCCTGGTCGACATGCAGCAGGCCACGCTGGCGCTGTACGACGAAGTGACCGCCGGCTGA
- a CDS encoding O-antigen ligase family protein, which produces MNSFTTSLKAALRSPLLPFWLVVALLPFGRSSELGTALCLLGVIMLFAREPQALRQHAGARLLLWLLAAYVGAALLSAVDAIAPGKSWGTVAALLRYAPLGLYACFAIRREHKLQALYVAVAWVLALWCADAWLQALTGWSLGGHAEAERVSGIFGADNLKLGPTLAVLSPFALWAARRRWGLPGLLLAFALVLGPVLLAGSRAAWLCYALVALGFAWREARSPLRFAGFCAVAAVLLALAGGIAWKTSARFHDRIERTLFALHGTDQSIDTALSGRLEIWRTGVNMFMAHPVNGVGVRGFRYAYPQYAAANDHFVVTTEACGVGEGACHAHQLVLEVLAETGTLGLLLWLAAVILAWRAWRRVGTAARARAFPATLALGVMLFPLNTHLAFYSAWWGLLFAWLLGLWCAGLYVETHDGT; this is translated from the coding sequence ATGAATTCCTTCACCACCTCACTCAAGGCCGCGCTGCGTTCCCCGCTGCTGCCGTTCTGGCTGGTGGTCGCCCTGCTGCCGTTCGGGCGCAGTTCCGAACTGGGCACCGCGCTGTGCCTGCTCGGCGTGATCATGCTGTTCGCGCGCGAGCCGCAGGCGCTGCGCCAGCATGCCGGCGCGCGACTGCTGCTGTGGCTGCTGGCCGCCTATGTGGGCGCGGCGCTGCTCTCCGCCGTCGACGCGATCGCGCCGGGCAAGAGCTGGGGCACCGTGGCCGCGTTGCTGCGTTATGCGCCGCTGGGCCTGTACGCCTGTTTCGCGATCCGCCGCGAGCACAAGCTGCAGGCGCTGTACGTGGCCGTGGCCTGGGTGCTGGCGCTGTGGTGCGCCGACGCCTGGCTGCAGGCGTTGACCGGCTGGAGCCTGGGCGGGCACGCCGAAGCCGAGCGCGTCTCCGGCATCTTCGGTGCCGACAATCTCAAGCTGGGGCCGACCCTGGCGGTGCTGTCGCCGTTCGCATTGTGGGCGGCGCGGCGGCGCTGGGGCCTGCCGGGCCTGCTGCTGGCGTTCGCGCTGGTGCTGGGGCCGGTGCTGCTGGCCGGCTCGCGCGCGGCCTGGCTGTGCTACGCGCTGGTGGCGCTGGGCTTTGCCTGGCGCGAGGCGCGTTCGCCGCTGCGCTTCGCCGGTTTCTGCGCGGTCGCGGCGGTGCTGCTGGCGCTGGCCGGCGGCATCGCGTGGAAGACTTCCGCGCGCTTCCACGATCGCATCGAGCGCACCCTGTTCGCGTTGCACGGCACCGACCAGTCCATCGACACCGCGCTCAGCGGCCGGCTCGAGATCTGGCGCACCGGCGTCAACATGTTCATGGCGCATCCGGTCAACGGCGTCGGCGTGCGCGGCTTCCGCTATGCGTATCCGCAGTACGCCGCGGCGAACGATCACTTCGTGGTGACCACGGAAGCCTGCGGCGTGGGCGAGGGCGCGTGCCATGCGCACCAGCTGGTGCTGGAGGTGCTCGCCGAGACCGGCACGCTCGGCCTGCTGCTGTGGCTGGCCGCGGTGATACTGGCGTGGCGCGCATGGCGCCGGGTCGGTACCGCGGCGCGGGCGCGGGCGTTCCCGGCCACGCTGGCGCTGGGGGTGATGCTGTTTCCGCTGAATACCCATCTGGCGTTCTATTCGGCGTGGTGGGGGCTGCTGTTCGCCTGGCTGCTGGGCCTGTGGTGTGCGGGGTTGTACGTGGAGACGCACGATGGAACGTGA